The following are from one region of the Chiloscyllium punctatum isolate Juve2018m chromosome 24, sChiPun1.3, whole genome shotgun sequence genome:
- the LOC140494383 gene encoding zona pellucida sperm-binding protein 4-like, giving the protein MGHWLVWCLYLWAARPFLVSAVCPPEPGWRLPCGLATINSTECIKQGCCFQSPSLSGQSCFYNLRDSPVCTADGQFIVAITRNLTRPALNLSSLYVKDGHEAECRPKLVTAELVAFHFPITSCGLTQREENGSFVYETDVLGKRMIQRGPLGSITRDSTFRLHIQCKYKGEHEAGLQINVSVYTLPPPLAASEDGILRLELRIATDGSYSWWYRDSDYPIQRILQESVFVEVRVKDRTDPMIVLRLRDCWGTPVPAPDHEVQWSLLVDGCPYEGDDYLTLLHPVGLSSGLQFPTHHKRFEVKTFVFLDGVSEQPLSGQVYLHCSAEVCSPSAQDNCTTRCGPRTRRSALLHEGTLVSAPGPVVLLEVENSQSKQLLNENEPILEQNTILGSVERSVSCEDVIVAGISP; this is encoded by the exons ATGGGACATTGGTTGGTTTGGTGTCTGTACCTTTGGGCCGCTCGGCCCTTCCTGGTCTCTGCTGTGTGTCCTCCGGAGCCGGGCTGGAGGCTGCCGTGTGGCCTGGCCACTATCAACAGCACTGAGTGCATCAAGCAGGGCTGCTGCTTTCAGTCCCCGAGTCTCAGTGGGCAATCCTGTTTCTACAACCTGAGAGACAGCCCAG TGTGCACAGCAGATGGCCAGTTCATTGTAGCAATCACCAGGAACCTGACCCGTCCTGCCCTCAACCTGTCATCTCTGTACGTGAAAGATGGACATGAAGCTGAGTGCAGGCCTAAGCTCGTCACAGCAGAACTTGTAGCCTTCCACTTCCCAATTACCTCTTGTGGCTTGACCCAGCGG GAGGAGAATGGGAGCTTTGTGTATGAAACGGATGTCTTGGGGAAGAGGATGATTCAGAGGGGGCCACTGGGCTCAATAACCCGGGACAGTACCTTCAG GCTGCACATCCAGTGCAAGTACAAGGGGGAGCATGAGGCAGGCTTACAAATCAATGTCTCGGTTtacaccctccctccaccactaGCTGCTTCTGAAGATGGGATCCTGCGGCTGGAGCTGCGAATAGCAACAG ATGGCAGCTACAGCTGGTGGTACAGGGACAGTGACTACCCCATTCAGAGAATCCTTCAGGAGTCggtgtttgttgaggttcgtGTGAAGGATCGCACTGACCCAATGATAGTCCTGAGACTGCGTGACTGCTGGGGAACTCCTGTGCCCGCCCCTGACCATGAGGTGCAGTGGAGTCTCCTGGTGGATGG ATGTCCCTATGAAGGTGATGACTATCTGACCCTCCTACACCCAGTAGGTCTCTCTTCTGGCCTGCAGTTCCCAACCCATCACAAGCGGTTTGAAGTGAAGACGTTTGTTTTCTTGGATGGAGTGTCTGAGCAGCCCCTCTCTGGACAG GTTTACTTGCACTGCAGTGCTGAGGTTTGCTCTCCCTCTGCTCAGGACAACTGCACAACCAGATGTGGTCCAA GGACACGCAGGAGTGCTCTCCTCCATGAGGGGACCTTGGTAAGTGCTCCTGGTCCAGTTGTTCTCCTGGAAGTTGAGAACAGCCAGTCTAAGCAGCTGCTTAATGAGAATG AACCGATTCTGGAACAAAATACAATCTTGGGCTCAGTGGAACGCAGCGTCAGTTGTGAAGATGTGATTGTAGCTGGAATCTCGCCCTAA
- the LOC140494437 gene encoding zona pellucida sperm-binding protein 4-like, whose amino-acid sequence MGHWLVWCLYLWAARPFLVSAVCPPEPGWRLPCGLATINSTECIKQGCCFQSPSLSGQSCFYNLRDSPVCTADGQFIVAITRNLTRPALNLSSLYVKDGHEAECRPKLVTAELVAFHFPITSCGLTQREENGSFVNETDVLGKRMIQRGPLGSITRDSTFRLHIQCKYKGEHEAGLQINVSVYTLPPPLAASEDGILRLELRIATDGSYSWWYRDSDYPIQRILQESVFVEVRVKDRTDPMIVLRLRDCWGTPVPAPDHELQWSLLVDGCPYEGDDYLTLLHPVGLSSGLQFPTHHKRFEVKTFVFLDGVSEQPLSGQVYLHCSAEVCSPSAQDDCTTRCGPRTRRSALLHEGTLVSAPGPVALLEVENSQSKQLLNANGAAGSPVLIGVAVGFLVFLLMLMAAVYRMKNPAQSVPSVMRLNCRP is encoded by the exons ATGGGACATTGGTTGGTTTGGTGTCTGTACCTTTGGGCCGCTCGGCCCTTCCTGGTCTCTGCTGTGTGTCCTCCGGAGCCGGGCTGGAGGCTGCCGTGTGGCCTGGCCACTATCAACAGCACTGAGTGCATCAAGCAGGGCTGCTGCTTTCAGTCCCCGAGTCTCAGTGGGCAATCCTGTTTCTACAACCTGAGAGACAGCCCAG TGTGCACAGCAGATGGCCAGTTCATTGTAGCAATCACCAGGAACCTGACCCGTCCTGCCCTCAACCTGTCATCTCTGTACGTGAAAGATGGACATGAAGCTGAGTGCAGGCCTAAGCTCGTCACAGCAGAACTTGTAGCCTTCCACTTCCCAATTACCTCTTGTGGCTTGACCCAGCGG GAGGAGAATGGGAGCTTTGTGAATGAAACAGATGTCTTGGGGAAGAGGATGATTCAGAGGGGGCCACTGGGCTCAATAACCCGGGACAGTACCTTCAG GCTGCACATCCAGTGCAAGTACAAGGGGGAGCATGAGGCAGGCTTACAAATCAATGTCTCAGTTtacaccctccctccaccactaGCTGCTTCTGAAGATGGGATCCTGAGGCTGGAGCTGCGAATAGCAACAG ATGGCAGCTACAGCTGGTGGTACAGGGACAGTGACTACCCCATTCAGAGAATCCTTCAGGAGTCggtgtttgttgaggttcgtGTGAAGGATCGCACTGACCCAATGATAGTCCTGAGACTGCGGGACTGCTGGGGAACTCCTGTGCCAGCCCCTGACCATGAGTTGCAGTGGAGTCTCCTGGTGGATGG GTGTCCCTATGAAGGTGATGACTATCTGACCCTCCTACACCCAGTCGGTCTCTCTTCTGGCCTGCAGTTCCCAACCCATCACAAGCGGTTTGAAGTGAAGACGTTTGTTTTCTTGGATGGAGTGTCTGAGCAGCCCCTCTCTGGACAG GTTTACTTGCACTGCAGTGCTGAGGTTTGCTCTCCCTCTGCTCAGGATGACTGTACAACCAGATGTGGTCCAA GGACACGCAGGAGTGCTCTCCTCCATGAGGGGACCTTGGTAAGTGCTCCTGGTCCCGTTGCTCTCCTGGAAGTTGAGAACAGCCAGTCGAAGCAGCTGCTTAATGCGAATG GTGCTGCTGGATCTCCTGTTCTGATTGGAGTAGCTGTTGGGTTTCTGGTGTTCCTGTTGATGCTGATGGCTGCAGTGTACAGAATGAAGAACCCAGCCCAGTCTGTCCCCAGTGTCATGAGATTGAACTGTCGACCTTGA